In the Flavobacterium acetivorans genome, one interval contains:
- the tgt gene encoding tRNA guanosine(34) transglycosylase Tgt yields MKFDLLQKDPQSKARAGSITTDHGVIETPIFMPVGTVASVKGVHQRELKEDINPDIILGNTYHLYLRPQTEILEKAGGLHKFMNWDRNILTDSGGYQVYSLSSNRKIKEEGVKFKSHIDGSYHFFTPENVMEIQRTIGADIIMAFDECTPYPCDYNYAKRSMKMTHRWLDRCVNHLEKVPVKYGYDQAFFPIVQGSCYKDLRQQSAEYIANSNQVGNAIGGLSVGEPVEEMYAMTEVVCEILPEDKPRYLMGVGTPINILENIALGVDMFDCVMPTRNARNGMLFTANGTINIKNKKWEADFSPIDEMGHTFVDTEYTKAYLRHLFAANEYLGKQIATIHNLGFYMWLVREARKHIIAGDFRSWKEMMVRNMSQRL; encoded by the coding sequence ATGAAGTTTGATTTATTACAAAAAGACCCGCAGTCCAAAGCTAGAGCGGGAAGTATTACTACAGATCACGGTGTAATTGAAACACCTATTTTCATGCCTGTTGGGACTGTAGCCTCAGTAAAAGGAGTGCACCAGAGAGAATTGAAAGAAGATATAAACCCGGATATTATTCTGGGGAACACCTACCATTTATATTTACGTCCGCAGACGGAAATCTTAGAAAAAGCGGGTGGATTGCATAAATTTATGAACTGGGATCGTAATATTTTGACTGATTCTGGAGGATATCAAGTGTATTCTTTGTCTTCAAATCGAAAGATCAAAGAAGAAGGAGTGAAGTTTAAATCGCATATTGATGGTTCTTATCATTTTTTCACACCAGAAAATGTGATGGAAATTCAGCGTACTATTGGGGCTGATATTATCATGGCTTTTGATGAATGTACACCTTATCCTTGTGATTATAACTATGCAAAACGTTCGATGAAAATGACCCATCGTTGGCTGGACCGATGTGTGAATCATTTGGAAAAAGTGCCTGTGAAATACGGTTACGATCAAGCTTTTTTTCCTATTGTTCAAGGAAGTTGTTATAAGGATTTACGCCAGCAATCAGCAGAATATATAGCTAATTCGAACCAAGTAGGAAACGCTATCGGCGGACTTTCAGTAGGGGAACCAGTCGAAGAAATGTATGCGATGACCGAAGTAGTTTGCGAAATTCTTCCCGAAGACAAACCGCGTTATCTGATGGGCGTAGGGACGCCTATAAATATTTTGGAAAATATAGCTCTTGGAGTTGATATGTTTGACTGCGTGATGCCTACGCGTAACGCCAGAAACGGGATGCTTTTTACGGCTAACGGTACCATTAACATCAAGAATAAAAAATGGGAAGCCGATTTTTCTCCTATTGATGAAATGGGGCATACTTTTGTCGATACGGAATATACTAAAGCTTATTTGCGTCACCTGTTTGCAGCCAATGAATACTTAGGAAAACAAATTGCGACCATCCATAATCTTGGTTTTTATATGTGGCTGGTTCGTGAGGCCCGAAAACATATTATCGCCGGTGATTTTAGGTCTTGGAAAGAAATGATGGTGCGCAATATGAGCCAACGTTTGTAA
- a CDS encoding rhodanese-like domain-containing protein: MDLEKIITENQGTIIDVRSYAEFMGGHVVDSINIPLNEIPQRIEELKNTKTPLILCCASGNRSGQAQHFLSQQGIECYNGGSWLDVNYYKSKATK; the protein is encoded by the coding sequence ATGGATTTAGAAAAAATAATCACAGAAAACCAAGGAACAATAATCGATGTACGCTCTTATGCCGAGTTCATGGGAGGCCACGTTGTCGATTCGATCAACATTCCTTTGAATGAAATACCGCAAAGAATAGAAGAATTAAAAAACACTAAGACACCTTTAATTTTATGTTGTGCTTCAGGAAACAGAAGCGGACAAGCCCAACATTTCCTTTCGCAACAAGGAATAGAATGCTACAATGGTGGTTCTTGGCTGGACGTTAACTATTACAAATCAAAAGCAACAAAATAA
- a CDS encoding DUF3467 domain-containing protein — MSNSNQQQEQINIELDEKTAEGIYSNLAIINHSSSEFVLDFVSIMPGVPKAKVKSRIVLTPQHAKRLLKAIGENIHRFEIAHGEIKDTEQAPIPLNFGPAGQA, encoded by the coding sequence ATGAGTAATTCTAATCAACAACAAGAGCAAATAAATATTGAATTGGATGAAAAAACAGCTGAAGGGATTTATTCTAATTTAGCTATTATCAATCATTCTTCATCTGAGTTTGTTTTAGATTTTGTAAGTATCATGCCTGGTGTTCCTAAGGCCAAAGTGAAATCAAGAATTGTCTTGACCCCACAGCATGCCAAAAGACTATTAAAGGCTATTGGAGAGAATATTCATCGTTTCGAAATTGCCCATGGCGAAATCAAAGACACCGAACAAGCTCCTATTCCGCTTAATTTTGGTCCTGCAGGACAAGCATAA
- a CDS encoding rhodanese-like domain-containing protein → MINTLKKILGLGPKVNYADLVKKGAIILDVRSPGEYKQGHIKGSTNAPLNELSKHLSKIKKDTVIITCCASGMRSASAKSILKSNGFEQVYNGGGWSSLQNKIQ, encoded by the coding sequence ATGATCAATACATTAAAAAAAATATTAGGCTTAGGGCCAAAAGTAAACTACGCTGATTTAGTAAAAAAAGGAGCTATTATACTGGATGTACGTTCTCCCGGCGAGTACAAACAAGGACACATTAAAGGTTCTACAAATGCGCCCTTGAACGAACTTTCAAAGCATCTTTCGAAAATAAAAAAAGACACTGTAATTATCACTTGTTGTGCTTCAGGAATGCGAAGCGCTTCGGCAAAAAGCATTTTGAAATCAAATGGTTTTGAACAAGTCTATAATGGTGGAGGTTGGAGCAGTTTGCAAAACAAAATACAATAA
- a CDS encoding transketolase family protein, with the protein MKKYTNTGSKDTRSGFGAGMTELGQKNENVVALCADLIGSLKFDDFKKNHPERFFQIGIAEANMIGIAAGLTIGGKIPFTGTFANFSTGRVYDQIRQSVAYSEKNVKICASHAGLTLGEDGATHQILEDIGLMKMLPGMTVINTCDYNQTKAATLALADHHGPAYLRFGRPVVPNFMPADEPFVIGKAILLNEGTDVTIVATGHLVWEALIAAEALEAKGISAEVINIHTIKPLDEEAILKSLAKTKCIVTAEEHNILGGLGESVSRVLALHHPAPQEFVAVNDSFGESGTPEQLMEKYKLNNQAIVEAVERVIKRK; encoded by the coding sequence ATGAAAAAATATACAAACACAGGAAGTAAAGATACTCGTTCGGGTTTTGGTGCGGGAATGACTGAGTTAGGTCAAAAAAATGAAAATGTAGTAGCACTTTGTGCTGATTTAATTGGTTCGTTAAAATTTGACGATTTCAAGAAAAATCACCCAGAGCGTTTTTTCCAAATTGGTATTGCTGAAGCTAACATGATCGGAATTGCAGCTGGTTTAACTATTGGTGGAAAAATTCCTTTCACAGGAACTTTCGCTAACTTTTCTACGGGAAGAGTTTATGACCAAATTCGTCAATCAGTAGCTTACTCTGAAAAAAACGTGAAAATTTGTGCTTCTCACGCTGGTTTAACACTAGGAGAAGACGGAGCTACACACCAAATACTTGAAGATATCGGTTTAATGAAAATGTTGCCGGGAATGACCGTAATCAATACATGTGATTACAATCAAACTAAAGCTGCGACTCTTGCTCTTGCCGATCATCATGGTCCTGCTTATTTGCGTTTTGGACGTCCCGTAGTGCCTAATTTCATGCCTGCTGACGAACCATTCGTAATCGGAAAAGCAATTCTTTTAAACGAAGGTACTGATGTAACTATTGTTGCTACAGGTCATCTGGTTTGGGAAGCTCTTATTGCTGCTGAAGCATTAGAAGCTAAAGGAATTTCTGCCGAGGTAATTAACATACACACTATAAAACCATTAGACGAAGAAGCTATTCTAAAATCATTGGCCAAAACTAAATGCATTGTTACTGCTGAAGAGCACAATATTCTTGGAGGTCTTGGCGAAAGTGTTTCTAGAGTATTGGCATTACACCACCCAGCTCCACAAGAGTTTGTAGCGGTAAATGACAGCTTTGGTGAATCTGGAACTCCTGAGCAATTGATGGAGAAATACAAATTGAACAATCAAGCGATTGTTGAAGCTGTAGAAAGAGTGATCAAAAGAAAATAA
- a CDS encoding DoxX family protein has product MIQKLLSPISWSANAAALSSLILRLTLGLLMLSHGIPKLINLINGNMEFGDPIGIGAPASLILTVFAEVLCSLLIIIGLWTRLALIPLIITMVVAVFIIHINDSLGTMEPALMYLLSYCALFLLGSGRFSVDAVLKK; this is encoded by the coding sequence ATGATTCAAAAACTACTATCCCCAATTTCTTGGTCTGCCAATGCTGCAGCTTTGTCTTCACTTATTTTGCGATTAACACTTGGCTTGTTGATGCTGAGTCATGGCATCCCAAAACTCATCAACTTAATAAATGGCAATATGGAATTTGGAGATCCAATAGGTATTGGCGCCCCGGCTTCATTAATCTTAACCGTTTTTGCCGAGGTATTATGCTCTTTATTAATCATAATTGGATTATGGACCAGATTAGCTTTGATTCCCCTCATTATAACAATGGTAGTTGCCGTATTTATCATCCATATCAATGACAGCCTAGGAACAATGGAACCCGCTTTAATGTATTTATTATCGTATTGTGCTTTATTTTTATTGGGTAGCGGTAGGTTTTCTGTTGATGCAGTTTTGAAAAAATAG
- a CDS encoding DMT family transporter, with protein MQNDKFKSYLNLHLIVFIWGFTAILGAIITISADAIVWYRMLFAAVFLFFFIAFQKKSFRIPLKSFLKLIFVGLLIALHWIFFFHAIHVSNVSITLSVFSLGAFFASLLEPIFYGRKVLWYEVFFGLIIMAGLAMIMKVEVGYMSGMIFALISIILGVLFTLMNGKLIEKHDATVISFYEFLAGMVFISVYFLYQNKFSVDFFDLNLNNWMLILLLASICTAYAFTASVKVMEKLSPYTVMLTTNLEPVYGIILAYFIIGGKEKMSFSFYVGAVIIIITVILNGVIKHRQKEV; from the coding sequence ATGCAAAACGATAAATTCAAAAGTTATTTAAATCTTCATTTAATTGTTTTTATTTGGGGTTTTACGGCCATTTTAGGCGCAATAATTACTATTTCTGCCGATGCTATCGTTTGGTATCGAATGCTTTTTGCAGCAGTTTTTTTATTTTTTTTTATTGCTTTTCAAAAGAAGTCTTTTCGGATTCCCTTAAAATCTTTTCTGAAATTGATTTTTGTGGGATTGTTGATCGCCCTGCATTGGATTTTTTTCTTTCATGCTATTCATGTTTCTAATGTGTCAATCACGCTTTCCGTTTTTTCCTTAGGTGCTTTTTTTGCTTCGTTGTTAGAGCCTATTTTTTATGGTCGAAAAGTACTTTGGTATGAGGTGTTCTTCGGTTTGATAATTATGGCGGGATTAGCGATGATTATGAAAGTAGAGGTGGGTTATATGAGTGGGATGATTTTTGCTTTGATCTCTATTATATTGGGTGTTTTGTTTACGTTGATGAATGGGAAACTAATTGAAAAACATGATGCTACTGTTATTTCTTTTTATGAATTTCTGGCGGGTATGGTTTTTATTTCTGTTTATTTCTTGTATCAAAATAAGTTCTCCGTAGATTTCTTTGATCTAAATCTTAATAACTGGATGTTGATCCTGCTTCTTGCTTCCATTTGTACGGCTTATGCTTTTACAGCTTCGGTAAAAGTAATGGAGAAACTAAGTCCTTATACGGTGATGCTTACCACTAATTTAGAGCCTGTTTATGGTATTATTTTAGCGTATTTTATCATTGGCGGTAAAGAGAAAATGAGTTTTTCTTTTTATGTGGGAGCCGTGATTATTATTATAACGGTCATTTTGAATGGAGTTATAAAGCACAGGCAGAAAGAAGTTTAA
- a CDS encoding transketolase yields the protein MKPNTQQLNDLTIQVRRDILRMVHAVNSGHPGGSLGCTEFLVALYQNLMDRKEGFDMDGIGEDLFFLSNGHISPVFYSVLARSGYFPVSELATFRLINSRLQGHPTTHDGLPGVRMASGSLGQGLSVAIGAAQAKKLNNDNHIIYSLHGDGELQEGQNWEAIMYASAKKVDNIIATVDLNGKQIDGTTDEVLNMGDLRAKFEAFDWEVLEIKEGNNIEAIIAGMTDAKSRTGKGKPVCVLLHTEMGNGVDFMMHTHAWHGKAPSDAQLEAALGQNYNTGGQSDY from the coding sequence ATGAAGCCTAACACACAACAATTAAACGATTTAACTATCCAAGTCAGAAGAGATATTCTTCGAATGGTACACGCTGTCAACTCAGGTCACCCAGGAGGCTCTCTTGGTTGTACTGAATTTCTGGTAGCCCTGTACCAAAACCTAATGGATCGCAAGGAAGGATTTGATATGGACGGAATTGGAGAAGATCTTTTTTTCCTTTCAAACGGACACATCTCACCGGTTTTCTATAGCGTATTAGCAAGAAGCGGTTATTTTCCAGTTTCTGAATTAGCGACTTTCCGTCTGATTAACTCAAGATTGCAAGGACACCCAACTACTCATGATGGTTTACCTGGAGTAAGAATGGCGTCGGGTTCTCTTGGACAAGGATTATCTGTAGCTATTGGTGCTGCACAGGCTAAAAAACTAAATAATGACAATCATATCATTTACTCTCTTCACGGAGATGGTGAATTACAGGAAGGTCAAAACTGGGAAGCAATTATGTATGCCTCTGCTAAAAAAGTAGACAATATTATTGCTACAGTAGATTTGAACGGAAAACAAATTGACGGTACTACTGATGAAGTATTGAACATGGGAGATCTTCGTGCTAAATTTGAAGCATTTGATTGGGAAGTTCTTGAAATTAAAGAAGGAAATAACATCGAAGCGATTATCGCAGGAATGACTGACGCAAAATCCAGAACAGGAAAAGGAAAACCAGTTTGTGTGTTATTACATACTGAAATGGGTAACGGTGTAGACTTTATGATGCATACTCATGCTTGGCATGGTAAAGCGCCTAGCGATGCTCAACTAGAAGCTGCTTTGGGGCAAAATTACAATACAGGAGGACAAAGCGACTACTAG
- the rpoC gene encoding DNA-directed RNA polymerase subunit beta', translating into MINNRNNNNKDKNPVKRFNKISIGLASPESILKESRGEVLKPETINYRTHKPERDGLFCERIFGPVKDFECACGKYKRIRYKGIICDRCGVEVTEKKVRRDRVGHINLVVPIAHIWYFRSLPNKIGYILGLPSKKLDMIIYYERYVVIQAGIAKNADGESVQRLDFLTEEEYLNILDTLPADNQYLDDFDPNKFVAKMGAECIMDLLARIDLDQLSYQLRHSANNETSKQRKTEALKRLQVVESFRESNLNRENRPEWMIMKVVPVIPPELRPLVPLDGGRFATSDLNDLYRRVIIRNNRLKRLMEIKAPEVILRNEKRMLQESVDSLFDNTRKASAVKTESNRPLKSLSDSLKGKQGRFRQNLLGKRVDYSARSVIVVGPELKLFECGIPKDMAAELYKPFVIRKLIERGIVKTVKSAKKIIDKKEPVVWDILENVIKGHPILLNRAPTLHRLGIQAFQPKLIEGKAIQLHPLVCTAFNADFDGDQMAVHLPLGPEAILEAQLLMLASHNILNPANGAPITVPSQDMVLGLYYMTKERISTPEKKILGQDLTFYSAEEVNIALNEGRLELNARVRIRAKDFNDEGELVYKIIQTTAGRVLFNEVVPEAAGYINDVLTKKNLRDIIGHVLNSTSVPETAAFLDNMKDMGYKFAFRGGLSFSLGDIRIPEQKTQLIADAREQVEGISANYNMGLITNNERYNQVIDVWTSANAQLTELAMKNIREDQQGFNSVYMMLDSGARGSKEQIRQLTGMRGLMAKPKKSTAGGGEIIENPILSNFKEGLSILEYFISTHGARKGLADTALKTADAGYLTRRLHDVSQDVIVNIDDCGTLRGVEVSALKKNEEIVESLGERILGRVALQDVVNPLTSEVLVQSGQQITEAIMKTIDASPIEKVEVRSPLVCEATKGICAKCYGRNLATGKMTQRGEAVGVIAAQSIGEPGTQLTLRTFHVGGVAGGISEESSIITKFNGKLEIEDLKTVKGEDNEGNAVDIVVSRSTELKLVDEKTGIVLNTHNIPYGSSIFVKDGQSVAKGDVICKWDPYNGVIVSEFTGKIAYEDLEQGQSFMVEIDEQTGFQEKVISEARNKKLIPTLLVYGKDGELIRSYNLPVGAHLMVEDGEKIKAGKVLVKIPRRSSKSGDITGGLPRITELLEARNPSNPAVVSEIDGVVSFGKIKRGNREIVIESKFGDVRKYLVKLSSQILVQENDFVRAGVPLSDGAITPDDILRIKGPAAVQQYLVNEIQEVYRLQGVKINDKHFEVVIRQMMRKVRVQDPGDTLFLEDQLIHTKDFIVENDKLYGMKVIEDAGDSTNLKEGQIISPRELRDENSLLKRTDKNLVVARDVITATATPVLQGITRASLQTKSFISAASFQETTKVLNEAAVAGKIDYLEGLKENVIVGHRIPAGTGMREYDHTIVGSKEDYNDMMANKEEYIY; encoded by the coding sequence ATGATAAATAATAGAAATAATAACAATAAAGATAAAAACCCTGTAAAAAGGTTTAATAAAATCTCAATAGGTCTTGCTTCTCCTGAATCGATTTTGAAAGAATCAAGAGGTGAAGTTTTAAAGCCGGAAACCATCAACTACCGTACGCACAAGCCTGAGCGTGACGGTCTTTTCTGTGAAAGAATTTTTGGACCAGTTAAGGATTTTGAATGTGCTTGTGGTAAGTATAAAAGAATTCGTTACAAAGGAATCATCTGCGACCGTTGTGGAGTAGAAGTTACGGAGAAGAAAGTACGTAGAGATAGAGTAGGTCACATCAACCTTGTTGTGCCAATTGCCCACATCTGGTATTTCCGTTCTCTTCCTAACAAAATTGGTTATATCCTTGGTCTTCCATCTAAGAAATTAGATATGATTATCTACTACGAAAGATACGTAGTAATCCAAGCGGGTATTGCTAAAAATGCTGATGGTGAATCAGTTCAAAGACTTGACTTCTTAACTGAAGAAGAATATTTGAATATCTTAGATACTCTTCCTGCTGATAATCAATATTTGGATGATTTTGATCCAAATAAATTTGTTGCCAAAATGGGAGCGGAGTGTATTATGGACTTATTGGCAAGAATTGATTTAGATCAATTGTCTTACCAATTGAGACATAGTGCCAACAATGAAACGTCTAAACAACGTAAAACAGAAGCATTAAAAAGATTACAAGTAGTTGAATCTTTCCGTGAGTCTAACTTGAACCGTGAGAACCGTCCAGAATGGATGATCATGAAAGTGGTGCCGGTTATACCGCCAGAATTACGTCCGCTTGTTCCGCTTGATGGAGGTCGTTTTGCAACTTCAGATTTAAATGACTTATATCGTCGTGTAATTATCCGTAACAACCGTTTGAAAAGATTGATGGAGATTAAAGCTCCTGAGGTGATCTTGAGAAACGAAAAACGTATGTTGCAAGAATCGGTAGATTCATTATTTGACAATACAAGAAAAGCATCTGCTGTTAAAACAGAATCAAACAGACCATTAAAATCATTATCTGATTCCCTAAAAGGTAAGCAAGGACGTTTCCGTCAAAACTTACTTGGAAAACGTGTGGATTATTCTGCTCGTTCGGTAATTGTCGTTGGACCTGAATTGAAATTGTTCGAATGTGGTATCCCTAAGGATATGGCAGCCGAATTGTACAAACCTTTTGTTATCCGTAAATTGATAGAAAGAGGTATTGTAAAAACGGTAAAATCAGCTAAAAAAATAATAGATAAGAAAGAGCCTGTAGTTTGGGATATCCTTGAAAATGTAATTAAAGGTCACCCAATATTACTGAATCGTGCTCCTACTTTGCACAGATTAGGTATTCAAGCTTTCCAACCAAAATTAATTGAAGGAAAAGCAATCCAATTGCACCCTTTAGTTTGTACGGCATTTAATGCGGATTTTGATGGGGATCAAATGGCAGTTCACTTACCATTAGGACCAGAAGCTATTCTTGAAGCACAATTGTTAATGTTGGCTTCTCATAACATTCTGAATCCTGCAAATGGTGCGCCAATTACAGTACCTTCTCAGGATATGGTTTTGGGTCTATACTATATGACCAAAGAACGTATATCAACACCAGAAAAGAAAATTTTAGGTCAAGATTTGACTTTCTATTCTGCTGAAGAGGTGAATATCGCATTGAATGAAGGAAGATTAGAATTGAATGCTCGTGTGAGAATTAGAGCCAAAGATTTTAATGATGAAGGAGAATTAGTATACAAAATTATCCAAACAACTGCCGGACGTGTATTATTTAATGAAGTAGTACCAGAAGCAGCAGGATATATCAATGATGTATTGACTAAGAAAAACCTTAGAGATATTATCGGTCACGTATTAAATTCAACAAGTGTACCAGAAACGGCTGCCTTCTTGGATAATATGAAAGATATGGGTTACAAATTTGCCTTTAGAGGTGGATTGTCATTCTCTTTAGGTGATATTAGAATTCCAGAACAAAAAACACAATTGATTGCTGATGCTCGTGAGCAAGTAGAAGGAATTTCTGCTAACTATAACATGGGTCTTATTACTAATAACGAACGTTACAACCAAGTTATTGATGTATGGACTTCTGCGAATGCACAATTGACAGAATTGGCAATGAAAAACATTAGAGAAGACCAACAAGGTTTCAACTCAGTGTATATGATGCTTGACTCTGGAGCAAGGGGATCTAAAGAACAAATTCGTCAGTTAACCGGTATGCGTGGTTTGATGGCTAAGCCTAAAAAATCGACTGCTGGTGGTGGTGAAATTATTGAAAACCCGATTCTTTCTAACTTTAAGGAAGGTCTTTCGATCCTTGAGTACTTTATCTCTACTCACGGTGCGCGTAAAGGACTTGCAGATACGGCTCTTAAAACGGCAGATGCTGGATACTTAACAAGAAGATTACATGATGTTTCTCAAGATGTTATTGTTAACATTGACGATTGTGGTACATTAAGAGGTGTAGAAGTTTCTGCATTGAAAAAGAATGAAGAAATTGTTGAATCATTAGGAGAAAGAATTTTAGGACGTGTTGCATTGCAAGATGTTGTTAATCCTTTAACTAGTGAAGTGCTAGTTCAATCGGGACAACAAATTACTGAGGCTATAATGAAAACTATTGACGCTTCTCCTATTGAGAAAGTGGAAGTACGTTCGCCTCTTGTTTGTGAAGCTACAAAAGGTATTTGTGCCAAATGTTATGGTAGAAACTTAGCTACAGGAAAAATGACACAAAGAGGTGAGGCAGTTGGAGTTATTGCTGCTCAGTCTATTGGAGAACCAGGAACACAGTTAACACTGCGTACATTCCACGTTGGTGGGGTTGCGGGTGGTATTTCTGAAGAATCTAGTATCATTACTAAATTCAACGGTAAGCTTGAAATCGAAGATCTAAAAACTGTTAAAGGGGAGGATAACGAAGGAAATGCTGTTGATATCGTGGTTTCTCGTTCAACTGAATTGAAATTAGTAGATGAAAAAACAGGTATTGTTTTAAATACACATAACATTCCTTATGGATCAAGTATTTTTGTAAAAGACGGTCAGTCTGTTGCAAAAGGAGATGTAATCTGTAAATGGGATCCATATAATGGAGTTATTGTTTCGGAATTTACCGGTAAAATTGCTTACGAAGATTTAGAGCAAGGTCAATCATTCATGGTTGAAATTGATGAGCAAACTGGTTTCCAAGAAAAAGTAATCTCTGAGGCTAGAAATAAGAAATTAATTCCAACTTTATTGGTTTACGGTAAAGACGGTGAATTGATCCGTTCTTACAACTTACCGGTTGGAGCTCACTTGATGGTTGAAGATGGAGAGAAAATTAAAGCTGGTAAAGTATTGGTGAAAATTCCACGTCGTTCTTCTAAATCTGGGGATATTACAGGAGGTTTACCAAGAATTACTGAACTTTTAGAAGCTCGTAATCCTTCAAACCCAGCTGTAGTTTCTGAAATTGATGGTGTTGTTTCTTTTGGAAAAATCAAAAGAGGTAACCGTGAGATCGTTATCGAATCTAAATTTGGTGATGTTAGAAAGTACTTAGTGAAACTTTCAAGTCAAATTCTTGTTCAAGAAAATGACTTTGTAAGAGCTGGTGTACCTTTGTCTGACGGAGCGATTACTCCAGACGATATCTTAAGAATTAAAGGGCCAGCTGCTGTTCAACAGTATTTAGTAAATGAAATTCAAGAGGTTTACCGTTTACAAGGGGTGAAAATTAATGATAAGCACTTTGAAGTAGTAATACGTCAAATGATGCGTAAAGTGAGAGTTCAAGATCCAGGAGATACATTATTCCTAGAAGATCAATTGATTCATACTAAAGATTTCATCGTAGAAAACGATAAATTGTACGGAATGAAAGTAATTGAAGATGCTGGTGATTCTACGAATTTGAAAGAAGGTCAAATTATCTCGCCTCGTGAGTTACGTGATGAGAATTCTCTTTTGAAACGTACGGATAAAAACCTAGTTGTGGCTCGTGATGTAATCACTGCAACTGCAACTCCGGTATTACAAGGTATCACAAGGGCATCTCTTCAAACGAAATCATTCATTTCTGCGGCTTCTTTCCAAGAAACCACTAAAGTATTGAACGAAGCTGCTGTAGCAGGTAAGATCGATTACTTAGAGGGATTGAAAGAAAATGTAATTGTAGGTCATAGAATCCCTGCCGGAACGGGTATGAGAGAATACGATCATACAATTGTAGGTTCAAAAGAAGATTACAATGATATGATGGCTAATAAAGAGGAATATATTTACTAA
- a CDS encoding LptF/LptG family permease, with protein sequence MLTIIDKYILKRYLATFAAMLLMFIPIGIIIDVSEKINFMIENKVPFLAVAVYYYHFTIYFANSLFPIFLFLSIIWFTSKLANNTEIIAILSSGISFTRFLRPYIIGASIISVFVLLMGFFVVPVSSEGFNNFRYTYLKTGGKELMRGDNTDVYRQISSNEFLYVNSFNTESKVAFNFVLEKFDKEKLVSKITASRIKWNPKDSTYTLYDYSKRTVGEFGDKLEKAPEKNAKFSFELEDLTPVVYIAETLSLNKLYQFIDKEKKRGSSNINVYLVVLYKKYSVPVSAFILTVIAVSVSSMKRRGGMGMNLTIGIAVAFGFVFFDKIFGTLAEKSTFSPLIAVWFPNIVFGILAIFLLRNAKR encoded by the coding sequence ATGTTAACAATAATAGATAAATATATCCTGAAGAGATACTTGGCCACTTTTGCAGCCATGTTGTTGATGTTTATACCTATTGGGATTATCATTGATGTTTCGGAGAAAATCAACTTCATGATTGAAAATAAGGTGCCGTTTCTTGCTGTTGCGGTCTATTATTATCATTTCACGATTTATTTTGCTAACTCTTTGTTTCCTATTTTTCTGTTTTTATCCATTATTTGGTTTACCTCAAAACTGGCTAACAATACAGAAATTATTGCTATTTTAAGTTCGGGAATTTCTTTTACCCGTTTTTTAAGACCTTATATTATTGGGGCATCGATTATCTCTGTTTTTGTATTGTTGATGGGTTTCTTTGTTGTTCCAGTTTCGAGTGAAGGTTTCAATAATTTCCGATATACCTATCTCAAGACAGGAGGCAAGGAATTGATGCGTGGTGATAATACCGATGTGTATCGACAAATAAGCAGCAATGAATTTTTATATGTGAATAGCTTTAATACAGAATCAAAAGTGGCCTTTAACTTTGTTTTGGAAAAATTCGATAAAGAAAAGCTAGTATCAAAAATTACCGCCAGCAGAATAAAATGGAACCCTAAGGATAGTACGTATACCCTGTATGATTATTCTAAAAGAACTGTAGGTGAATTTGGTGATAAACTTGAAAAAGCACCAGAGAAAAATGCAAAATTCAGTTTTGAATTGGAGGATTTGACTCCGGTGGTTTATATTGCAGAAACCTTGAGTTTGAATAAACTGTACCAGTTTATCGATAAAGAAAAAAAACGAGGATCTTCTAATATCAATGTTTACTTGGTGGTGTTGTATAAGAAATACAGTGTGCCTGTTTCGGCATTTATTTTAACTGTTATTGCTGTTTCGGTTTCTTCAATGAAAAGAAGAGGAGGAATGGGAATGAATCTAACCATTGGAATTGCTGTGGCATTTGGTTTTGTTTTTTTTGATAAAATATTCGGCACTTTAGCTGAGAAGTCTACTTTTTCCCCTTTGATTGCCGTTTGGTTTCCAAATATTGTTTTTGGAATTCTGGCTATATTTTTACTACGCAATGCAAAACGATAA